A genomic stretch from Candidatus Zixiibacteriota bacterium includes:
- the gatD gene encoding Glu-tRNA(Gln) amidotransferase subunit GatD — MTDAAFKGYKGKAREVLQALGGRVWANVVLKTNEGDFEGVILPRSETADGDHIVLKIKSGYNIGIRADRINEITETSYKEAIYKIPEKEFPVSPDKPSVTLLGTGGTIASRLDYRTGAVIPAFTPGELYGAVPELADICNLETLKLFGVFSENMGPMQWITLAEEIGRQIEKGVHGIVIGHGTDTMHHTSAILSFMVQNSPVPIVMVGSQRSSDRPSSDAAFNLRCAAFTAGHSDIAEIMVCMFGPTSDEYNLLHRGTRVRKMHSSYRSTFRTIGDVPIAMVTPSQVTPIKADYKRRRDDRQVNVNAAFEEMVSIVYYYPNMRPDIIESLIDNGYKGIIIAGTGLGHVNKRLYPALKKAYDKGITVFMTVQTLWGYVQMYVYDTGRDMMELGVVPAGNMLPEVAYVKLGWVLAQTTDPEKVKEMMLAPIAGEITEREPFDGYLILQGGIPEVEKFIGQYHR, encoded by the coding sequence ATGACTGACGCTGCATTTAAAGGTTACAAGGGAAAGGCCCGCGAGGTTCTTCAGGCGCTTGGCGGGCGGGTTTGGGCTAATGTTGTCCTGAAAACCAACGAGGGGGACTTTGAGGGGGTCATCCTGCCCCGGTCAGAGACCGCCGATGGCGACCATATCGTTCTGAAGATTAAGTCCGGTTATAATATCGGCATTCGCGCCGACCGTATCAACGAAATTACGGAAACCAGTTATAAAGAAGCAATCTACAAAATTCCCGAGAAAGAGTTCCCGGTCAGCCCGGATAAGCCGAGCGTGACCCTTTTGGGAACGGGCGGGACTATTGCCTCGCGGCTGGACTACCGCACCGGCGCCGTGATTCCGGCCTTTACCCCCGGTGAGCTTTATGGCGCCGTCCCGGAACTGGCCGATATCTGCAATCTGGAGACTCTGAAACTCTTTGGCGTTTTTTCCGAAAACATGGGGCCGATGCAATGGATCACCCTGGCCGAGGAAATCGGCCGCCAGATAGAGAAAGGGGTGCATGGGATCGTTATCGGTCACGGTACCGACACCATGCATCATACCTCGGCTATTCTCTCCTTCATGGTGCAAAACAGTCCCGTACCGATTGTCATGGTCGGCTCGCAACGCTCCTCCGACAGGCCCTCATCCGATGCCGCTTTCAACCTCCGCTGTGCCGCTTTTACCGCCGGACATTCCGATATTGCCGAAATCATGGTCTGCATGTTTGGCCCGACCTCCGATGAATATAATCTTCTTCACCGCGGCACCCGGGTGCGCAAGATGCATTCTTCCTATCGCTCCACTTTCCGCACCATCGGCGATGTTCCCATTGCCATGGTTACTCCCAGCCAGGTAACGCCGATCAAGGCCGATTATAAGCGGCGCCGGGACGACCGTCAGGTCAATGTCAATGCGGCCTTTGAAGAGATGGTTTCCATAGTCTACTATTATCCCAATATGCGCCCCGACATTATCGAATCGCTTATCGACAACGGCTACAAGGGCATTATTATCGCCGGAACCGGTTTGGGGCATGTCAATAAACGGCTTTATCCGGCGCTCAAAAAAGCGTATGACAAAGGCATCACCGTCTTTATGACCGTTCAAACCCTCTGGGGTTATGTGCAGATGTATGTCTATGATACCGGGCGCGACATGATGGAACTGGGCGTCGTGCCGGCGGGGAATATGCTTCCGGAGGTGGCCTATGTCAAACTCGGCTGGGTTCTGGCCCAGACCACCGACCCGGAGAAAGTCAAAGAAATGATGCTTGCCCCTATCGCCGGTGAAATAACCGAACGTGAACCTTTTGATGGTTATTTGATATTACAGGGAGGAATACCGGAGGTCGAGAAATTTATCGGGCAGTACCATCGCTGA